A section of the Saccharomyces paradoxus strain CBS432 chromosome XII sequence genome encodes:
- a CDS encoding uncharacterized protein (protein predicted to have transmembrane domains~similar to YLR036C), whose translation MRFQSPIFIEKLTKVVFVVSSGVYFMTPPLYNLHEKYPKVIILKIVEMALQSVTILLLIIFFFSCWKNGHFRNENKEKPKRCSKMICSSCAARRRNPKWFQLKYLLLTLLLFAFGLYPLIKIQGFFEIDQSINLYRLSQLFGWQVSWISSAVLLSFFCNELSLHSGPVEEDGYVNEKEAIFKSTTGQQV comes from the coding sequence ATGAGATTTCAAAGTCCAATTTTTATAGAGAAATTAACGAAAGTCGTTTTCGTCGTTTCTTCTGGAGTATATTTCATGACACCACCATTATATAATCTGCATgaaaaatatccaaaaGTTATCATCCTTAAGATCGTAGAGATGGCCCTACAATCGGTAACAATTTTACTTttgattatatttttcttttcatgcTGGAAGAACGGTCATTttagaaatgaaaataaagaaaagccAAAAAGATGTTCAAAGATGATATGTTCCAGTTGTGCTGCTAGAAGAAGGAATCCTAAATGGTTCCAGCTAAAGTATTTGCTGCTCACACTATTACTATTCGCTTTCGGTCTTTATCCGCTTATTAAAATCCAAGGATTTTTCGAAATTGACCAAAGCATTAATTTATATCGACTATCTCAGCTATTCGGATGGCAAGTGAGCTGGATATCTAGTGCAGTCTTactctcctttttttgcAACGAGTTGAGCTTACATAGTGGGCCCGTTGAAGAGGATGGATATGTCAATGAGAAGGAAGCGATTTTTAAAAGCACAACGGGGCAACAGGTTTAG
- the MLH2 gene encoding mismatch repair protein MLH2 (Protein involved in mismatch repair and meiotic recombination~similar to YLR035C) yields the protein MTIYQLSPESQWKIVSGSFIYGPVAAVRELLDNSIDSGAKKIFIDVDSTTGGCEYISVKDDGSGVDISDRPSMCLEHTTSKMSSLGDISILTTLGFRGEALFLLSNLCNQQGSMQVETKTADDVIGEKWLVDSEGGITNGKRYKVSCPVGTTVTLRKLLGGLRARYLEISSKPRRTFDELTHLINHYSLIHRNVRFYFSLVSLQKNGAIERKQMQETLDSKISRARSLSLLARLKKPVSLNFIVEENFVIDEKLNLDLILPRMVPESDVINIKKRFRFLSVNERALSLNLETGKTISRLLSSVYKNSSLLEPMIWFLNLNCDTKLLDVNIEPEKNDVMIKSFEVILKKIESNLKLLLEEKICIKTNILGDERIQPPIDKKISSALKILTPDAEDEISKDRGAISCKDKADSQQKNPDSIAPTYYDESNLENTTIVAATPSPTKLGENKALDQQTQQEISSHRTSSSGSMASEDGINWRHNFQQELSESNEIAGAGSSTLPSSLTYNYIETIPENEDLELSKDASISNPFMITKIRNANRKLSENSFKAKHNCENPDKRKIPKERQLSYAEKEELIKLQQVWDKRNNAVDTTIPQNLKKKNIDEYIKNVSCMRNIKPRLMHFSEYTNNYVFTLKNENLIKHGSDSFAKETLWLRSRDDPTNPSSILLQGLRSHVKKPGRIEATTSEWCLFTPDSP from the coding sequence ATGACTATATATCAGTTATCACCAGAATCCCAATGGAAGATTGTTTCTGGTTCCTTTATTTACGGTCCGGTAGCTGCTGTAAGGGAATTACTAGATAATAGCATCGATTCGGGtgccaagaaaatattcattgaTGTAGATTCTACTACAGGAGGATGTGAATATATATCAGTCAAGGATGACGGATCAGGTGTGGACATTAGTGACAGACCTTCCATGTGCTTGGAACATACTACATCAAAGATGAGTAGCCTCGGAGATATTTCGATTCTAACTACGTTGGGGTTCAGAGGTGAAGcattgtttcttttgtcAAACTTGTGTAACCAGCAAGGCTCAATGCAGGTAGAAACAAAAACTGCAGATGACGTCATCGGAGAGAAATGGTTAGTTGATAGTGAAGGTGGTATTACCAATGGAAAAAGGTACAAAGTATCTTGTCCCGTGGGAACTACAGTAACATTAAGGAAACTTCTGGGAGGATTACGAGCAAgatatcttgaaatttcttcGAAGCCAAGAAGAACTTTTGACGAATTAACCCACTTAATAAACCATTATTCCCTTATTCATAGAAACGTtcgtttttatttttcgttGGTGTcactacaaaaaaatggtgCTATAGAGCGTAAACAAATGCAAGAGACGTTAGACTCCAAGATTTCTAGAGCTAGGAGCCTGTCCCTCCTGGCTAGACTAAAAAAGCCTGTGTCGCTAAACTTTATTGTAGAAGAAAACTTTGTTATTGACGAGAAATTAAATTTAGATTTGATCTTACCAAGGATGGTGCCAGAATCTGACGTTattaatataaaaaagCGATTTAGATTTTTATCTGTCAATGAGAGAGCGCTATCGTTGAACTTGGAGACAGGAAAGACCATTTCTAGGCTACTATCATCAGTCTATAAAAATTCGTCTTTATTAGAACCCATGATTTGGTTTCTCAATTTAAATTGTGATACAAAACTACTTGACGTCAATATTGAACCAGAGAAAAACGATGTGATGATCAAAAGTTTCGAAGTGATACTTAAGAAAATAGAGAGTAACTTAAAGTTGTTATTGGAGGAGAAAATTTGCATCAAAACGAATATACTGGGAGATGAACGTATTCAGCCTCCTAtcgacaaaaaaatttcttccgCATTGAAGATACTTACACCTGACGCGGAGGatgaaatatcaaaagacCGTGGTGCTATTAGTTGTAAAGATAAGGCTGACAGCCAACAAAAAAACCCGGATTCGATAGCGCCAACTTATTATGATGAATCAAACTTGGAAAATACAACCATTGTCGCTGCTACTCCCTCACCTACAAAACTTGGCGAGAACAAAGCTCTTGACCAACAAACTCAGCAGGAGATTTCAAGCCATAGAACCTCGAGTTCCGGATCCATGGCTTCCGAAGACGGTATTAATTGGCGTCATAATTTCCAACAAGAATTAAGTGAAAGTAATGAAATAGCAGGGGCTGGATCCTCAACACTACCCTCGTCATTAACTTACAACTATATAGAAACTATTCCAGAGAACGAGGATTTAGAACTTTCTAAGGACGCCTCTATTTCTAATCCCTTTATGATCACCAAAATAAGAAACGCCAATAGGAAACTGAGCGAAAACTCATTCAAGGCCAAACATAACTGTGAAAACCCTgataaaaggaaaatacCCAAGGAAAGACAGCTCTCCTACGCAGAAAAGGAGGAACTAATAAAACTTCAGCAAGTCTGggataaaagaaacaacGCTGTGGACACGACCATTCCacagaatttgaaaaaaaaaaatattgatgaatatataaagaaTGTGTCCTGCATGCGCAATATAAAACCGAGACTCATGCATTTTTCCGAATATACCAACAACTACGTCTTTACcctgaaaaatgaaaacctTATCAAGCACGGGAGCGATAGCTTTGCCAAAGAAACTCTGTGGTTACGATCGAGAGATGATCCCACAAATCCTTCTTCCATTCTTTTGCAAGGTTTGCGCTCGCATGTGAAGAAACCGGGACGCATTGAAGCCACGACAAGTGAATGGTGCCTCTTCACACCAGACAGCCCCTGA